DNA from Leptolyngbya iicbica LK:
GCTTTTAAGCTCTACATCAACTCCTTTCGTGACCAGCGCATCAGCCATGAAATGGTGACGAATGCGATCGCTGATCGTCTCTGGCAAGAACTCGCCCCCGTGGGTCTGCGGGTCATTGGTGACTTCACTCGTCGCGGTGGCGTCAAAACGGTGATTACCGTCGCCAAGGGGGATGGTTCACTCTTCACACCCTATACGCCCAACCTACTGTAGACAGATGGGGCTGCTGCATCCAGTGACGGACTTTGTGGCGGGCGATCGCCCGCTGTCGCCGAGTCCTCCCGATTACTGGTATGAGGGACGCTGTCCCCAGACTCGACAACGATTGCAATTGCCCCGGACGGCGGAAGCCGAAGCGATTGCTCGGGGCCTGATGTCCACTTTGCCTGCCGCGATCGGTGAACTCTCTGAAGGCAAAATGATCGGGGTGTTGCTGGTGGCTACGCCTGCTGGTGAACGTGGTGTGCTCAAAGCTTTTTCGGGTTTATTGCAGGGGCGAGCTACGGTGGCAGGTTGGGTACCGCCCATTCCGGGACGCGATCAAGTCTCTCTGTTGGAACTGCAAACGCTGCGGCAGCTAGAGCAGCTGAAGCAAGCGATTATCGCCCTGCAGCAACTGCCCGAACGCGCTAAGTTGGCGGCCCAGTCCCAAGCCTTTGTCGCCCAGTTGCAGGCTTTAGCCCAACAGCATCGCCAGCAAAAGCGAGACCGTGATCGCCGCCGTGAGCAGTATGCCCAGACCTTGATCGGGGATGAGTTGGCCCAGACCGAAGCGGAACTGGTGCGCCAAAGCCAACGCGACGGTGGTGAAAAGCGGCGACTGAAACGCCAACGCGATGCGGTCTTAGCGCCCTTACGGAGTGCGATCGCCCAAGCGGATGCTCAAATTCGCGAGTTAAAGCACCAGCGCAAAGGGCTTTCGCGGCAACTCCAAACCCAAATGCACGCCGCCTATTCCCTCACTAATTTTGCTGGTGAAACAACTGCCCTCGAAGCGCTCTGGCCGACCGGGCTGCCGACCGGCACGGGTGACTGCGCCGCTCCGAAACTGTTGCACTACGCTGCGACCCACGGCCTGAAGCCGCTGGCCCTGGCCGAATTTTGGTGGGGGCCAGCGGCAGGCGATAAGCATCCCGGTCAGTTTTACGGCGCTTGTGCTGAGCGCTGTCAACCCATCATGGGCTTTTTGCTCTCTGGGCTAGCGCCGATCGCCACCCCGCCGTCGGTGCCCGATGAGCCGCTGCCAATTTTGTTCGAAGATGCATCGCTGCTGGTGATTGATAAACCCAGTGGTTTGCTCTCCGTTCCCGGGCGGACCCAGGCATTGCAAGACAGTGTGATGAGTCGGCTCCGCTGCCAGCGATCGGATATCAACTATTTGGCCGCCGTGCATCGCCTTGATAAAGGCACTTCGGGCATCTTGGTGCTCGCCAAAACTGAGGCCGCCCATCGACATCTGCACCAGCAATTTGCTCATCGTCAGGTGCAAAAAGCGTATGAAGCGATTCTGAGCGCCCCTGTGGCGCTGCCCCAAGGGCAAATTGATCTGCCCCTGTGGCGTAATCCCCAAGATCGTCCCAAGACGAGCGTGCATTTCCAGCTGGGAAAACCGAGTCTGACTGACTATCAGGTGTTAGCTGCGGGCGATCGCCCCCGACTCCATTTCATTCCCCACACGGGCCGCACCCATCAGCTGCGAG
Protein-coding regions in this window:
- a CDS encoding RluA family pseudouridine synthase, translated to MGLLHPVTDFVAGDRPLSPSPPDYWYEGRCPQTRQRLQLPRTAEAEAIARGLMSTLPAAIGELSEGKMIGVLLVATPAGERGVLKAFSGLLQGRATVAGWVPPIPGRDQVSLLELQTLRQLEQLKQAIIALQQLPERAKLAAQSQAFVAQLQALAQQHRQQKRDRDRRREQYAQTLIGDELAQTEAELVRQSQRDGGEKRRLKRQRDAVLAPLRSAIAQADAQIRELKHQRKGLSRQLQTQMHAAYSLTNFAGETTALEALWPTGLPTGTGDCAAPKLLHYAATHGLKPLALAEFWWGPAAGDKHPGQFYGACAERCQPIMGFLLSGLAPIATPPSVPDEPLPILFEDASLLVIDKPSGLLSVPGRTQALQDSVMSRLRCQRSDINYLAAVHRLDKGTSGILVLAKTEAAHRHLHQQFAHRQVQKAYEAILSAPVALPQGQIDLPLWRNPQDRPKTSVHFQLGKPSLTDYQVLAAGDRPRLHFIPHTGRTHQLRVHAAHPQGLNAPILGDTLYGAPDQTDRLHLHAKALQFQHPVTAERVALTSPVPF